CTCCTCAATCAGCGTCCTGACCTCATCACGATGATGAGCCGAGAGATTGTCCAGCACTATGACCTGCCCAGGGGTGAGGGCAGGACATAAGACCTCGCGCACATACCACTCAAACACGGCACCATTCACCGAACCTTCCACGACGAGCGGGGCGATAGGCCCGCTGCATTGCAGCCCACAAATCAAGGTGTGATTCTTGCCCCAGTTGCGTGGCACACGTCCCACTGCTCGTCGATGGCTGGGCGCGCGCCCATACAAACGCGTCAGTGATGTATTGAAGCCGCACTCATCGACAAACACCAGGCGAGCCGGAGTATGTAGATACGGTTGCAGATCATTGAGGAACTGCGTGCGCAGTTCCTCATCACGTTCGCTGGCGATGAGTCCTTTTTTTGTGGGTGATGCCGTGTCGCCGGAATACCCGGTCAACCGTACGGTAGGAGAGGTAATGCTCCAG
This DNA window, taken from Deinococcus fonticola, encodes the following:
- a CDS encoding IS630 family transposase is translated as MPDPPIGQAIFGRNPWSITSPTVRLTGYSGDTASPTKKGLIASERDEELRTQFLNDLQPYLHTPARLVFVDECGFNTSLTRLYGRAPSHRRAVGRVPRNWGKNHTLICGLQCSGPIAPLVVEGSVNGAVFEWYVREVLCPALTPGQVIVLDNLSAHHRDEVRTLIEERGCTLLFLSPYSPDFNPIEMMFSKLKAWIRAGEYREVKTLIQAIWNGLLNVTLRDIFGWMTHAHPETFLCQML